From a single Pseudalkalibacillus hwajinpoensis genomic region:
- the ablA gene encoding lysine 2,3-aminomutase, translating into MLMQLYKPARHWKDIELWKDVTEEQWNDWIWQLTNTIRTLDDLKKVVNLTPDEEEGVKIATKTIPLNITPYYASLMNPDDPRCPVRMQSVPISQEMYKTKYDLEDPLHEDEDSPVPGLTHRYPDRVLFLVTNQCSMYCRYCTRRRFSGQIGMGVPKKQLDEAINYISQTPAVRDVLISGGDGLLINDKILEYVLKNLRAIPHVEIIRIGTRAPVVFPQRITEDLCNILKKYHPVWLNTHFNTSIEITEESKKACEMLADAGVPVGNQAVILAGINDSVTIMKKLMHDLVKIRVRPYYIYQCDLSEGIGHFRAPVSKGLEIIEGLRGHTSGYAVPTFVVDAPGGGGKIALQPNYMISQSADKVILRNFEGVITSYPEPENYTPGTADTYFNNVYEMEKKPAIGIHSLMTDERFNLVPEGGQRFKRRSKYEQDVQHSSLKDRRNKRDQMKEKKYTAEQMKYKGGDKEEESV; encoded by the coding sequence ATGCTTATGCAACTTTATAAGCCAGCACGCCATTGGAAGGACATTGAATTATGGAAAGATGTAACTGAGGAGCAGTGGAATGATTGGATCTGGCAGCTAACAAATACGATTCGTACGCTTGATGATCTAAAGAAAGTCGTGAACTTAACGCCTGATGAGGAAGAAGGCGTCAAAATTGCCACCAAAACAATTCCATTAAACATTACACCTTATTATGCATCACTAATGAATCCTGATGACCCCCGTTGCCCGGTCCGGATGCAGTCTGTTCCCATTTCACAGGAGATGTATAAAACTAAATATGACCTTGAAGACCCACTTCATGAGGATGAGGACTCTCCCGTGCCTGGACTTACACACCGATATCCCGATCGTGTACTGTTTCTCGTCACTAATCAGTGTTCGATGTACTGCCGTTACTGCACACGAAGACGGTTTTCCGGCCAAATAGGTATGGGTGTACCGAAGAAACAGCTTGATGAAGCCATCAATTATATTTCACAGACACCTGCAGTAAGAGATGTATTGATTTCTGGAGGAGATGGGCTACTCATTAATGATAAAATTCTTGAGTACGTGCTCAAAAACCTGCGAGCCATTCCACACGTGGAGATTATTCGAATTGGTACTAGAGCACCGGTTGTGTTTCCACAGAGAATTACCGAAGATCTATGTAATATATTGAAAAAATATCATCCAGTTTGGTTGAATACGCATTTCAATACAAGTATTGAAATCACTGAGGAATCGAAGAAAGCATGTGAAATGCTTGCTGATGCAGGGGTACCAGTTGGAAATCAGGCTGTTATACTGGCTGGAATCAACGATAGCGTAACAATTATGAAGAAACTGATGCATGATCTCGTGAAAATCAGAGTGAGACCTTACTATATTTATCAATGTGATTTATCAGAAGGCATTGGCCACTTTAGAGCGCCAGTGTCAAAAGGCCTTGAGATTATTGAAGGTTTGCGAGGCCATACGTCCGGATATGCGGTTCCTACGTTTGTTGTTGATGCTCCAGGTGGTGGTGGTAAAATTGCACTTCAGCCAAATTACATGATCTCTCAAAGTGCTGACAAAGTTATTTTACGAAACTTTGAGGGCGTAATCACGTCTTATCCGGAACCAGAGAATTATACACCAGGTACGGCAGACACATATTTTAACAACGTTTATGAAATGGAGAAAAAACCAGCGATTGGCATTCATTCCTTAATGACTGATGAACGTTTCAATTTAGTACCTGAAGGGGGGCAGAGATTTAAGCGAAGGAGTAAGTATGAACAGGACGTTCAGCACAGTTCACTTAAAGACCGTAGAAATAAACGTGATCAAATGAAGGAAAAGAAATATACCGCGGAACAGATGAAATATAAAGGCGGAGATAAAGAGGAGGAAAGCGTATGA
- a CDS encoding sigma-54 interaction domain-containing protein: MKPTISLTNGMFQAILESIDEGIHVVNSKGLTIYYNEIAAKHDGLEVEDVLGKHYLEAFPSLSKETSTLSHVLTTRKAIFNKDQTYRNMKGRLISTVNTTLPIEVGGELEGAVEIARDISRIKTLSDKVMELQAKISKKTAMEFDNGTTYTFDHIITGDDAFQRVKARAEKAAQLPSPVLVYGETGTGKELIVQAIHNASNRSGSFIAQNCAALPASILESILFGTTKGSFTGAEEREGLFELADGGTLFLDEINSMPIDVQAKLLRVLEDGVIRRIGAGKTRKVDVRIVAAINEEPDAALEAKRLRVDLFYRLNVIYLRLPPLRERRSDIPELMDHFIHKYNVKFGKQVKSIEPRTAMLLNERSWHGNVRELEHVIQSAMNFAEGEVLTSIDFPMLLPERGKQLESEPLREVLLRTERSLIEKAMVDAEGNVKKAAKQLCIPRQTLQYKLSKFPKSQSAE; this comes from the coding sequence ATGAAGCCAACTATTTCGCTTACGAATGGGATGTTCCAGGCGATTCTTGAGAGCATTGATGAAGGTATCCATGTGGTTAATAGTAAAGGCCTCACAATCTATTACAACGAAATTGCAGCGAAACACGATGGGTTGGAAGTAGAGGATGTGCTTGGGAAGCATTACCTTGAGGCTTTTCCATCTCTTTCGAAAGAAACGAGTACACTGTCACATGTATTAACAACTCGAAAAGCGATTTTTAATAAAGATCAAACGTATCGTAATATGAAAGGTAGATTAATTTCAACTGTAAATACAACCCTTCCGATTGAAGTGGGTGGGGAACTTGAAGGGGCAGTCGAAATCGCAAGGGATATCTCAAGGATTAAAACCCTTTCCGACAAAGTCATGGAGCTACAGGCGAAAATTAGTAAAAAAACGGCAATGGAGTTTGATAATGGGACAACGTATACGTTCGATCATATTATAACTGGCGATGATGCGTTTCAAAGAGTAAAAGCAAGGGCAGAGAAGGCAGCACAGCTTCCTTCTCCAGTCCTCGTATATGGAGAAACTGGTACGGGTAAGGAACTGATCGTTCAGGCTATCCATAATGCTTCAAATCGTTCGGGATCATTTATAGCACAGAACTGCGCTGCATTGCCAGCCTCGATTCTTGAATCCATCCTTTTTGGAACAACAAAAGGAAGTTTCACAGGAGCTGAAGAGCGGGAGGGGTTATTTGAATTAGCGGATGGTGGAACCCTTTTCCTCGATGAAATTAATTCGATGCCGATCGATGTTCAGGCAAAACTTCTTCGCGTTCTTGAAGATGGTGTCATTCGAAGGATAGGAGCGGGAAAAACGAGGAAAGTGGATGTCAGGATCGTTGCAGCGATTAATGAAGAGCCTGACGCTGCTCTTGAAGCAAAACGACTTCGAGTTGATCTGTTCTATCGATTGAATGTGATATATCTCCGTCTTCCTCCTTTAAGAGAACGCAGAAGTGATATACCAGAGCTGATGGATCATTTTATCCACAAGTATAATGTAAAGTTCGGCAAACAGGTGAAATCGATCGAACCGCGTACTGCGATGCTCTTAAATGAACGTAGCTGGCATGGCAATGTACGAGAACTCGAGCATGTTATTCAATCAGCGATGAACTTTGCAGAAGGGGAAGTGCTGACTTCAATTGATTTTCCGATGCTTCTGCCCGAGCGTGGAAAACAGCTTGAAAGCGAGCCTTTAAGGGAAGTGTTGCTACGAACGGAGAGAAGCTTAATTGAAAAGGCGATGGTTGATGCTGAAGGTAATGTAAAAAAAGCCGCAAAGCAGCTTTGTATCCCGAGACAAACCTTACAATATAAGTTATCAAAATTTCCAAAAAGCCAGAGTGCCGAATAA
- a CDS encoding 5'-3' exonuclease: protein MNRLIMIDGFNLLSRGYFATAYGKTEDQLTKTPEGLYTNALRVKLQKMISLMKEYEPSHFVVTWDVKRNETKRKALFEDYKGTREDLPSPLIQQYETAVNLFRSTGIPQLTVEGFEADDVIGTLSDRWTKEGMGDCFIYSNDRDLLQLLNPSVSQIIAIRKEGDRVYTEEHFKTEYEISPDQWVDVKALLGDKSDNIPGVAGVGDKAALPLIQQYGSVDGVYESITTLDSKFNRYRKKLMEGEEVAKLSRQLVTIERAIPELDHHSFDDLKLTLDYDRLKEELDLLGLRIRM from the coding sequence ATGAACCGATTAATAATGATTGATGGATTTAACTTATTAAGTAGAGGGTACTTCGCAACAGCATATGGAAAAACAGAGGATCAATTAACGAAAACACCTGAGGGCTTATATACAAATGCGTTACGAGTCAAACTTCAGAAAATGATTTCTCTGATGAAAGAATACGAGCCGAGTCATTTCGTTGTCACCTGGGACGTAAAGCGTAATGAAACAAAGAGGAAAGCGCTTTTTGAAGATTACAAAGGAACGAGAGAGGATCTCCCTTCTCCGCTCATCCAGCAGTATGAAACGGCGGTAAATTTATTCCGATCAACAGGAATTCCGCAGTTAACTGTAGAAGGTTTCGAAGCAGATGATGTTATTGGAACCCTTTCTGACAGATGGACAAAAGAAGGAATGGGTGACTGCTTTATTTATAGCAATGATCGAGATCTTCTTCAGCTATTAAATCCATCCGTCTCTCAAATTATTGCGATTCGAAAAGAAGGGGACAGGGTATATACGGAGGAGCATTTTAAAACTGAGTATGAGATATCTCCTGACCAGTGGGTTGATGTAAAGGCACTTCTTGGTGACAAAAGTGATAATATCCCCGGGGTCGCAGGTGTTGGAGATAAGGCTGCACTGCCGCTTATTCAACAATATGGATCTGTGGATGGCGTCTACGAAAGCATTACAACGCTTGATAGCAAATTTAATCGCTACCGTAAGAAGTTAATGGAAGGTGAAGAAGTAGCAAAATTAAGCCGTCAGCTTGTGACGATCGAGCGAGCCATTCCTGAGCTTGATCACCACTCCTTCGATGATCTTAAGCTAACGCTTGATTACGATCGATTGAAAGAGGAGCTTGATTTGCTTGGACTCCGCATCAGAATGTAA
- the ablB gene encoding putative beta-lysine N-acetyltransferase: protein MNNQKKKATTHFYKGRDYHFNCHHDPFNERIRIDEYAGNKRTLVDHILELFNADYTKCIIKVKDGDAALFQSLGFSYEGEICGYFSGVNTLLMTKYRENWRRNSKSWIEEDAILEGVLSKTPGDLSEKPLMRQATKKDAGGLAELYKHVFAVYPTPMDNPDYIRKVMKEGTIFLLVEEQGTIKSAASAELNRKWHNAEVTDCATLPDFRKGGTMRHLIMELEKTLLKEEIYYAYSIARARSFGMNAVLHQLGYAYGGRLVNNVKIYTDWENMNLWSKMLTYDAQ, encoded by the coding sequence TTGAATAATCAAAAAAAGAAAGCAACGACTCATTTTTATAAGGGTAGGGACTATCATTTTAACTGCCATCACGATCCATTCAATGAACGAATTCGAATTGATGAATATGCAGGTAACAAACGGACGCTCGTTGATCACATTCTGGAATTGTTCAATGCTGATTATACAAAATGCATAATAAAAGTGAAGGATGGGGATGCAGCATTGTTTCAATCCCTCGGATTCTCATACGAAGGTGAAATCTGTGGGTACTTCTCAGGTGTGAACACGCTTCTGATGACAAAATACCGAGAAAATTGGAGGCGTAATAGTAAGAGTTGGATTGAAGAAGATGCAATTTTAGAAGGTGTACTTTCAAAAACACCAGGGGATTTATCGGAAAAACCTTTAATGAGACAGGCAACTAAAAAGGATGCAGGAGGATTAGCAGAGCTTTACAAGCATGTATTTGCAGTGTACCCAACACCGATGGACAATCCTGATTACATTCGTAAGGTAATGAAGGAAGGAACCATCTTTTTGCTGGTTGAAGAGCAGGGCACGATCAAAAGTGCGGCGTCAGCAGAGTTGAACAGGAAATGGCACAATGCAGAAGTAACAGACTGCGCTACATTACCTGATTTCAGAAAAGGCGGAACGATGAGACACCTGATCATGGAACTCGAAAAAACGTTATTGAAAGAAGAAATCTATTATGCTTACTCGATTGCCAGAGCCCGTTCCTTTGGTATGAATGCAGTGCTTCATCAGCTCGGTTATGCGTATGGAGGAAGGCTAGTTAATAACGTCAAAATTTATACAGACTGGGAGAATATGAATTTATGGAGTAAGATGCTGACTTATGATGCCCAATAA
- a CDS encoding reverse transcriptase-like protein, translating to MIEVYVDGASAGNPGPSGAGVFIKADGNVIRASQPLGNLTNHEAEFEALIHALSICIDNEFQSISIRTDSQLVSSSVDNRYVKNRNYQPYLTHALALVDRFELCFIKWIPSSKNKVADELARKAIPLNTA from the coding sequence GTGATTGAAGTATATGTAGATGGAGCAAGTGCTGGTAATCCGGGTCCTTCAGGAGCCGGTGTTTTTATAAAAGCGGACGGTAATGTTATCCGAGCGTCCCAGCCGCTCGGCAACCTTACAAACCATGAAGCTGAATTTGAAGCGTTGATCCACGCGCTTTCGATTTGTATAGATAACGAATTCCAGTCCATTTCTATTCGGACAGACTCACAGCTCGTTAGCAGCTCTGTGGACAATCGCTATGTTAAAAATCGTAACTATCAGCCTTATTTAACACACGCACTAGCTTTAGTCGATCGCTTTGAGCTATGTTTCATTAAGTGGATTCCAAGCTCCAAAAATAAAGTGGCTGATGAGCTTGCCAGGAAAGCCATTCCCCTAAATACCGCCTAA
- a CDS encoding zinc-finger domain-containing protein gives MKKKEVMMEVGLILDTYCQDCLLKRVNQHDYGKCHAQRFCITECSVGDELKELGKHLS, from the coding sequence ATGAAAAAGAAAGAGGTCATGATGGAAGTCGGTTTAATCCTTGATACATATTGTCAGGATTGCTTACTGAAAAGAGTGAATCAGCATGATTATGGGAAGTGTCATGCGCAACGTTTTTGTATTACGGAATGCAGCGTTGGAGATGAATTAAAAGAACTCGGCAAACATCTTTCTTAA
- a CDS encoding DUF2524 family protein yields the protein MSTYRKVEEMLKNAHELVEYADEQLQLATRQESVVTDKGYTETQQLLERMSIELDKMIHSANPEQRDALSRAQQQIQDCQNDFILGFDT from the coding sequence ATGTCAACGTATCGAAAAGTTGAAGAAATGTTAAAAAATGCTCATGAACTCGTTGAATATGCAGATGAGCAGCTACAGCTTGCTACCAGACAAGAATCTGTTGTAACCGATAAAGGATACACGGAAACACAGCAGCTTCTAGAGCGTATGTCGATTGAGCTTGATAAAATGATCCACAGTGCAAATCCCGAACAGCGCGATGCCCTCTCGAGAGCCCAGCAGCAAATTCAGGATTGCCAGAATGACTTTATTTTAGGATTTGATACCTAA
- a CDS encoding YokU family protein yields MKCKWCDEEGAFETLDKGYWELPDGTRAVEISDLPSVQCIHCGMSYQTDELVGNVEEQLMLIDTSKLSSTFTYKELMNQERLLKKNYFDLDRYPL; encoded by the coding sequence ATGAAGTGTAAGTGGTGTGACGAAGAAGGGGCTTTTGAAACCCTTGATAAAGGCTACTGGGAGCTCCCGGATGGAACCAGGGCGGTAGAAATTAGTGACCTACCTTCGGTTCAGTGTATTCATTGTGGCATGAGCTATCAAACAGACGAATTAGTTGGGAACGTTGAGGAACAGCTAATGCTAATTGATACATCAAAGCTATCCTCCACATTTACGTATAAAGAGTTAATGAATCAGGAGCGGCTTCTTAAAAAGAATTATTTTGACCTTGATCGCTATCCACTATAG
- a CDS encoding reverse transcriptase-like protein, giving the protein MKVIIKWKYKTPRGIQTWMTSDELPAPEAMLIARDIAKTGRSIDLFFIDHRGLKWSLKEFETYMTKKEERPASIELIFDGSFDKETKKSGCGAVIYFYEGRKRKRIRVNRALDYLENNNEAEYAALWTGLQEVRTIDVEDTEILIKGDSQVVINQMSGEWAVYEPLLNRWMDRIEVSLRDLRLQPVYKHISRDENKEAHRLAAQALKGTEISSSIEFENE; this is encoded by the coding sequence ATGAAAGTCATCATAAAATGGAAATACAAGACGCCTCGAGGGATTCAGACATGGATGACTTCTGATGAGTTGCCTGCCCCAGAAGCGATGCTAATAGCACGAGATATTGCTAAAACTGGACGGTCGATCGATTTGTTTTTTATTGATCACCGCGGTTTGAAATGGTCTTTAAAAGAGTTTGAGACGTACATGACGAAGAAGGAAGAACGCCCAGCATCAATTGAACTTATTTTTGATGGCAGCTTTGATAAGGAAACGAAAAAGTCAGGGTGTGGAGCTGTTATTTATTTCTATGAAGGAAGAAAGAGGAAGAGGATCCGAGTTAACCGGGCTCTTGATTACCTTGAAAATAATAATGAAGCAGAATATGCTGCATTGTGGACAGGGCTTCAGGAAGTAAGAACGATTGATGTCGAGGATACTGAAATTCTAATTAAAGGGGATTCACAGGTCGTTATTAATCAGATGTCAGGTGAATGGGCGGTGTATGAGCCGCTTTTAAACAGATGGATGGATAGGATTGAAGTGTCGCTTCGCGATCTAAGACTTCAGCCAGTGTATAAACACATTTCTCGCGATGAAAATAAAGAAGCTCATCGTTTAGCTGCACAGGCATTAAAAGGAACGGAGATAAGCAGTTCGATTGAATTTGAGAACGAATAA
- a CDS encoding acyl-CoA thioesterase, which yields MAYIDDIAAITASKHARSAVVTASADSIDFLSPIREGEVVSLESYVSWTHNTSMEVFVKIFAENVVTGKKKVCATSFLTFVALDEESKPSKVPEAIPETEEEKFVYDGGYERMKARKARRKHSQKLASEFGSFS from the coding sequence ATGGCTTATATCGATGATATCGCAGCGATTACAGCATCTAAGCATGCGCGATCAGCGGTTGTGACGGCTTCTGCTGATTCCATCGATTTTTTAAGTCCAATCAGGGAAGGTGAGGTCGTGAGTCTTGAATCTTATGTAAGCTGGACTCATAATACATCGATGGAAGTGTTCGTGAAAATTTTTGCTGAAAATGTAGTAACTGGAAAAAAGAAAGTGTGCGCTACTTCATTTTTGACGTTTGTAGCATTAGATGAAGAAAGCAAACCGTCTAAAGTCCCTGAGGCTATTCCTGAAACAGAAGAAGAAAAGTTCGTCTATGATGGCGGATATGAGCGAATGAAAGCAAGAAAAGCGCGGAGGAAGCATTCGCAGAAGTTAGCGAGTGAATTCGGTTCGTTCTCTTAA
- a CDS encoding cold-shock protein, translating into MQNGKVKWFNAEKGFGFIEIEGAEDVFVHFSAINDEGFKTLDEGQEVSFEVVEGNRGPQAANVNKI; encoded by the coding sequence ATGCAAAACGGTAAAGTAAAATGGTTTAATGCAGAAAAAGGATTTGGCTTCATCGAAATCGAAGGTGCTGAAGACGTATTCGTACACTTCTCAGCAATCAATGACGAAGGTTTCAAAACGCTTGATGAAGGTCAAGAAGTTTCTTTCGAAGTCGTCGAAGGAAATCGCGGACCACAAGCTGCTAACGTAAATAAAATCTAA
- a CDS encoding formate--tetrahydrofolate ligase: protein MKSELTIKSDIEIAQGSQMKRISEIAYDLGLTEEEWEPYGHYKAKVSLNSMKRLNQYPSGKVVLVTAINPTPAGEGKSTVTVGLAQALNRIGKKAIVAMREPSLGPSMGIKGGAAGGGYSQVMPMEDINLHFTGDLHAITSAHNALSALIDNHIHHGNELGFDTRRVTWKRVVDLNDRALRQVVVGLGGATQGVPREDGFDITVASEIMAILCLASDLADLKRRISCIVIGYSTTKESITVADLGVQGAITLLLKDAMNPNLVQTLENTPALIHGGPFANIAHGCNSVAATKMAQKLSDYVITEAGFGADLGAEKFFDIKTRAGQIDPAATVIVATIRALKMHGGVPKDKLKKEDVRALQNGLANLEHHVSSIKKYGIPFVVAINRFVTDTELEVNSLLNWCEKNDIPVALTDVWARGGKGGIELAQTLLQEIESKENHFKPIYELHASLEEKIETIAKEIYGADGVEFTSKAMKQMKEFDQNGWDQLPVCMAKTQYSLSDNPSLLGRPTGFKITIREFRPSIGAGFIVALTGSVMTMPGLPKKPAALNMDVIGDGTTIGLF from the coding sequence ATGAAATCAGAACTAACAATCAAGAGCGATATTGAAATTGCTCAAGGGTCCCAAATGAAGCGGATTAGTGAAATCGCTTATGACTTAGGATTAACAGAAGAAGAATGGGAGCCATATGGTCACTATAAAGCCAAGGTTTCACTAAATAGTATGAAGCGCTTAAACCAATATCCTTCCGGAAAAGTAGTGCTCGTAACTGCCATCAATCCGACACCTGCTGGAGAAGGAAAAAGCACGGTTACAGTTGGACTTGCTCAAGCATTAAACCGAATTGGGAAGAAAGCCATTGTTGCCATGCGAGAGCCTTCTCTTGGGCCAAGCATGGGAATTAAAGGTGGAGCAGCAGGTGGAGGGTACTCCCAGGTTATGCCAATGGAGGATATTAACCTCCATTTTACAGGTGATCTCCATGCCATTACATCTGCACATAATGCCCTGTCCGCCTTAATCGACAATCATATTCATCATGGGAATGAACTTGGTTTTGATACAAGGCGTGTGACTTGGAAACGCGTTGTAGATTTAAATGATCGTGCCCTGAGACAGGTGGTCGTTGGTCTTGGAGGTGCGACACAGGGAGTGCCTCGGGAAGACGGGTTTGATATTACAGTTGCTTCTGAGATCATGGCCATTCTCTGTCTAGCATCCGATTTAGCGGATTTGAAGAGAAGGATATCTTGCATTGTTATTGGCTATAGCACAACAAAGGAATCAATTACGGTTGCTGACTTAGGTGTACAGGGAGCGATCACGTTACTTCTAAAAGACGCGATGAATCCAAACCTTGTACAAACACTCGAAAATACGCCAGCCCTTATTCACGGAGGACCATTTGCGAATATTGCACACGGCTGCAATAGCGTGGCAGCGACAAAAATGGCTCAGAAGCTTTCTGACTACGTTATTACGGAAGCTGGTTTCGGGGCAGATCTGGGTGCCGAGAAGTTCTTTGATATTAAAACCAGGGCGGGACAAATTGATCCAGCTGCTACAGTTATCGTCGCAACGATTCGTGCGTTAAAGATGCACGGTGGGGTTCCGAAAGACAAGCTGAAGAAAGAAGACGTTAGAGCTCTTCAAAACGGACTTGCCAACCTTGAGCATCATGTATCATCCATCAAGAAATATGGCATACCTTTCGTCGTTGCGATAAATCGATTTGTTACCGATACGGAACTTGAAGTCAATTCCTTGCTCAACTGGTGTGAAAAAAACGATATTCCGGTGGCTTTGACAGATGTGTGGGCACGCGGAGGAAAAGGCGGAATAGAGCTTGCTCAAACGCTGCTTCAAGAAATTGAAAGCAAAGAAAATCATTTTAAACCGATCTATGAACTGCATGCATCTCTTGAAGAAAAAATCGAAACCATTGCTAAAGAAATTTATGGTGCAGACGGTGTGGAGTTCACGTCAAAAGCCATGAAACAAATGAAGGAATTTGATCAAAACGGCTGGGACCAGCTACCTGTTTGCATGGCTAAAACACAATATTCCCTATCAGATAATCCATCATTGCTCGGACGTCCAACAGGATTTAAAATAACGATTCGAGAATTCCGCCCTTCGATCGGTGCCGGTTTTATCGTTGCCCTTACCGGAAGCGTTATGACAATGCCTGGATTACCAAAAAAGCCGGCTGCATTGAATATGGACGTTATAGGGGATGGAACGACAATAGGACTTTTCTAG
- a CDS encoding IDEAL domain-containing protein, whose translation MNNHHKSYKDNMKQRAMKKKQEQETFELELYAQLILDEAVFTFQEERYQKTIDRALDQKDEKAFKEASQQYVAFLRSYQQALHFD comes from the coding sequence ATGAACAATCATCATAAGTCGTATAAAGACAATATGAAACAGCGTGCCATGAAAAAGAAACAAGAACAAGAAACGTTTGAGTTGGAATTGTATGCCCAATTGATCCTTGATGAAGCCGTGTTTACTTTCCAGGAAGAACGTTACCAGAAAACTATTGATCGTGCTCTCGACCAAAAAGATGAAAAAGCATTTAAAGAAGCATCACAGCAGTATGTCGCGTTTCTACGCTCTTACCAACAGGCGCTTCATTTTGACTGA
- a CDS encoding peptidase: MKDKVKDWMKANEKYGVELLQKLIQCDSVQGNELKVQKLVEGELQQLNLTVDRFVPGEETISHPAFCANRTDFKESPNIVGVLKGSGGGRSLILNGHVDIVPPGNKEDWKANPYSGEVKDGRVYGRGATDMKGGNTSMLLALKCLKELGITLKGDIIFESVVEEESGGTGTLAAITRGYRADAALIPEPTKMKVFPKQQGSMWFRLKITGRSAHGGTRYEGVSALEKSVSVIQAIQSLEKERNEQITDPLYQNIPIPVPINIGKITGGDWPSSVPDQIVIEGRMGVIPGEAMEEAKLEMKRALESIEDPWLQENPVSLEWFGARWLPGEVEENHPLMMIIGDHFERITGKDVTIEASPWGTDGGLLTEEGDTPSIVFGPGETAVAHFANEYIEIDQMMLASELFVHIIIDWCGKAN; the protein is encoded by the coding sequence TTGAAAGATAAAGTGAAGGATTGGATGAAAGCAAACGAGAAGTATGGAGTCGAGCTCCTTCAGAAATTAATTCAATGTGACAGCGTTCAGGGAAATGAACTAAAAGTGCAGAAACTTGTTGAAGGAGAGCTTCAGCAGTTAAATCTGACAGTTGATCGATTCGTTCCAGGAGAAGAAACGATATCACACCCAGCTTTTTGCGCGAATCGTACTGACTTTAAAGAAAGTCCAAATATTGTAGGGGTGCTAAAAGGAAGTGGCGGTGGCCGCTCACTCATCTTAAACGGTCACGTTGACATTGTACCGCCTGGAAATAAGGAAGATTGGAAGGCTAACCCTTACAGTGGTGAGGTTAAGGATGGACGCGTCTATGGTAGGGGCGCGACTGATATGAAGGGTGGAAACACCTCCATGCTTCTTGCGCTTAAATGCCTGAAGGAACTGGGGATAACTCTAAAAGGTGACATTATCTTTGAAAGCGTTGTAGAGGAAGAAAGCGGTGGAACAGGAACGCTAGCAGCGATTACAAGAGGATACCGTGCAGATGCGGCGCTCATTCCTGAACCAACAAAAATGAAGGTTTTTCCTAAACAGCAGGGTTCGATGTGGTTTCGATTGAAGATAACGGGACGCTCGGCTCACGGGGGTACGCGTTATGAAGGCGTGTCTGCCCTCGAAAAAAGCGTTTCCGTAATTCAGGCGATTCAAAGTTTGGAAAAAGAAAGAAATGAACAAATAACAGACCCGTTATATCAAAATATCCCAATCCCTGTTCCGATCAATATAGGGAAGATAACAGGGGGCGATTGGCCATCATCAGTTCCTGACCAGATCGTGATTGAGGGAAGAATGGGTGTCATTCCCGGGGAGGCGATGGAAGAAGCTAAGCTTGAGATGAAGCGTGCACTGGAATCCATTGAAGACCCGTGGCTACAAGAGAATCCTGTTAGTCTTGAATGGTTTGGAGCAAGGTGGCTTCCTGGAGAAGTGGAAGAAAACCATCCGCTTATGATGATCATAGGAGATCATTTTGAAAGAATAACTGGTAAGGATGTCACCATCGAAGCCTCCCCATGGGGAACAGATGGTGGGCTTCTTACGGAAGAAGGAGATACGCCTTCAATCGTGTTTGGACCTGGTGAAACCGCTGTGGCTCACTTTGCAAATGAATATATTGAGATTGACCAGATGATGTTAGCATCTGAACTGTTTGTTCATATTATCATTGACTGGTGTGGCAAGGCGAATTGA
- a CDS encoding DUF2564 family protein: MSEPYSDLQQIEMSIKSAQHLVGQATKSMNDNQLKAAQNAIDQAKQQFQQALAHKTGTNEQFYEFSSELIEKCETQLKEANE, encoded by the coding sequence ATGTCAGAACCATATTCTGATCTTCAACAAATTGAAATGTCTATCAAGTCCGCGCAGCACCTCGTTGGACAGGCTACGAAAAGCATGAATGACAATCAGCTTAAAGCGGCACAGAATGCCATTGATCAGGCCAAACAGCAATTTCAACAAGCTCTTGCTCATAAGACAGGTACAAATGAACAGTTCTATGAGTTCTCAAGCGAGCTAATTGAAAAATGCGAAACGCAATTAAAAGAAGCGAACGAATAA